The Spirosoma radiotolerans genome has a window encoding:
- the priA gene encoding replication restart helicase PriA → MYIYLTFVFIVENKANTLFLSFESEEVTFFADLILPIPVPKLFTYRVPRGMAEVLKIGARVIVPFGKKNGRVLTAIVAKLHNTPPTGYQARYINEILDEYPLTTSYQLELFKWISEYYMCCIGEVMNVALPSGLKISSQSKVQFNPDFDYPELLTDFEATLLTELKKHPALSYEELERLMGEGSNVAALIKSLVGKKAIIVFEEVREKYIPKMVRKVRLHRTYEEREQLLVLLQRLEKLPKQQEVVMRYLSHVPMQRTPSLNQKGLDKTILNQDDELSQSSLSTLIKNQVFETFEVIQPRFADTDAGTPQAEIKLTDAQRAASVQIMSQFDSQNIVLLHGITGSGKTEVYIDLIQQALSGGSQVLYLLPEIALTTQIVVRLQRVFGDKMGIYHSKFSDNERVEVWKGVVSEQYQFVVGVRSAVFLPFDNLGLIIVDEEHETSYKQHDPAPRYHARDVAIMLAHWQQAKVLLGSATPSLETYYQAKQGRYGLVELFQRFGDATLPNIVLVNVQQEKKQKTMKQEFSSALLGALEANMERKEQSILFQNRRGYSPYMQCEDCDWTAECTNCAVSLTYHQRDAELRCHYCGHKESVPRVCPTCGSTKVKTIGFGTEKLEDQLQIFFPQSRVLRMDLDTTRAKNAYQQIIQEFEGGQVDILVGTQMITKGLDFDNVSLVGIFDADRLIHFPDFRATERAFQMITQVSGRAGRRAGRQGTVLIQTSNPQQPVLQKVIENNYKGLYEEELQERQNFNYPPFCRLIKLTVRHTDRAISQQAASRLATELTDALGSSRVLGPEEPLVERIRNQFLYDILIKIERDKVNIKAVKTFIQDRINDILTDKGLRQVSIVTDVDCL, encoded by the coding sequence ATGTATATTTACTTGACGTTCGTCTTTATTGTGGAAAACAAAGCCAATACATTATTTTTATCATTCGAAAGTGAAGAAGTCACCTTCTTCGCCGATCTGATTTTACCCATCCCTGTCCCTAAATTATTTACCTACCGCGTTCCTCGCGGGATGGCGGAGGTTCTCAAAATTGGTGCCAGAGTTATTGTTCCCTTTGGAAAAAAGAATGGCCGTGTGCTTACAGCCATTGTCGCCAAGCTCCATAATACGCCACCTACGGGTTATCAGGCCCGTTACATCAATGAAATACTAGATGAATATCCGTTAACCACAAGTTACCAATTAGAGCTTTTTAAGTGGATTTCGGAGTATTACATGTGTTGTATTGGCGAAGTAATGAATGTCGCGTTACCATCGGGGTTGAAAATTTCGAGTCAGTCGAAGGTGCAGTTCAATCCAGACTTTGACTACCCCGAACTACTCACCGACTTTGAGGCAACTTTACTCACCGAATTGAAAAAACACCCGGCCTTATCCTATGAAGAACTGGAGCGACTCATGGGTGAAGGCAGCAACGTAGCCGCCCTCATCAAGTCATTGGTGGGCAAAAAAGCCATTATTGTTTTTGAAGAAGTCCGGGAAAAGTATATCCCAAAAATGGTTCGGAAGGTACGCCTGCACCGTACCTACGAAGAACGGGAGCAGCTTCTGGTCTTGCTGCAACGACTCGAAAAACTGCCCAAACAGCAGGAGGTCGTGATGCGCTACCTGAGCCATGTCCCGATGCAGCGCACGCCCTCCCTCAATCAGAAGGGGCTCGATAAAACGATCCTTAATCAGGATGATGAACTCTCGCAGTCATCGCTGTCGACACTGATCAAAAACCAGGTCTTCGAAACGTTTGAGGTTATCCAGCCGCGTTTTGCGGATACCGACGCCGGAACGCCCCAGGCAGAGATCAAATTGACGGACGCACAACGGGCTGCTTCGGTACAAATTATGAGCCAGTTCGACAGCCAGAATATCGTACTGCTCCATGGTATTACCGGAAGTGGCAAAACCGAGGTTTACATAGACCTTATTCAGCAAGCCCTGTCCGGCGGCTCACAAGTGCTGTATTTGCTCCCCGAGATTGCCTTAACGACCCAGATCGTAGTTCGTCTGCAACGGGTTTTTGGCGATAAAATGGGAATTTACCACTCCAAGTTCTCGGACAACGAACGAGTAGAAGTCTGGAAAGGCGTTGTATCCGAGCAATATCAGTTTGTGGTTGGGGTCCGGTCGGCGGTGTTTCTGCCATTCGACAACCTGGGCCTGATTATCGTGGATGAAGAACACGAAACCAGTTACAAGCAGCACGATCCGGCGCCCCGCTATCACGCCCGCGATGTGGCTATCATGCTGGCCCACTGGCAACAGGCCAAAGTCCTGCTTGGCTCGGCGACGCCCTCGCTCGAAACCTACTATCAGGCCAAGCAGGGGCGCTATGGTCTAGTTGAGCTTTTTCAGCGGTTTGGCGACGCCACGCTGCCCAATATCGTGCTGGTCAACGTGCAGCAAGAGAAAAAGCAAAAGACGATGAAGCAAGAGTTTTCATCGGCGCTCCTGGGCGCCCTGGAAGCCAATATGGAGCGGAAAGAACAAAGTATCCTGTTTCAGAACCGCCGGGGGTATTCGCCCTACATGCAATGCGAAGATTGCGACTGGACCGCCGAATGTACGAACTGCGCCGTTAGCCTGACCTACCACCAGCGAGACGCTGAACTGCGCTGCCACTATTGCGGCCATAAAGAATCCGTTCCGCGCGTCTGCCCGACCTGCGGCTCGACGAAAGTGAAAACGATTGGCTTTGGTACGGAGAAACTGGAAGATCAACTGCAGATTTTCTTCCCACAGTCGCGGGTATTGCGTATGGATCTGGATACGACGCGGGCCAAAAATGCGTATCAGCAAATTATTCAGGAATTTGAAGGTGGTCAGGTCGATATTCTGGTCGGTACCCAGATGATTACGAAAGGGCTCGACTTCGACAACGTTAGCTTGGTGGGTATTTTCGATGCCGACCGGCTCATTCACTTTCCTGACTTCCGTGCTACAGAACGGGCTTTCCAGATGATTACGCAGGTGAGCGGACGGGCAGGACGACGAGCAGGTCGGCAGGGAACGGTACTTATTCAGACCAGTAACCCGCAGCAGCCCGTTCTGCAAAAAGTGATCGAGAATAACTACAAGGGCCTTTACGAAGAAGAGCTTCAGGAACGGCAGAACTTTAATTACCCGCCTTTCTGCCGCCTGATCAAGCTAACCGTCCGGCATACAGACCGGGCCATAAGCCAACAGGCCGCCAGCCGACTGGCTACTGAACTAACGGATGCCTTGGGGAGTAGTCGCGTTTTAGGACCCGAAGAACCGCTGGTCGAACGAATTCGCAACCAGTTTCTGTACGATATACTAATCAAAATTGAGCGGGATAAAGTAAATATAAAGGCCGTGAAGACATTCATTCAGGACCGTATCAACGACATCCTGACCGACAAGGGTTTGCGGCAGGTAAGCATCGTGACCGATGTGGATTGTTTGTAG
- the pyk gene encoding pyruvate kinase: MSKKTKIVATVGPASETKEQLLALAKAGVNVFRLNFSHGTHEDHLMRLNRIRELNAEHNLNLCVLQDLQGPKIRIGNVENKDGVLIEAGQELVFTNDEIIGTAQRVSTPYKDMYRDVHTGERILMDDGKLEVKVLRTEGTDVVTEVVYGGSMKSKKGVNLPNTKVSMPAVTEKDWADLEFGLEHDAEWIALSFVREASEILEIKEYIRSRGKNSRVIAKIEKPEAIQNIDEIIAATDGLMVARGDLGVELPAEEVPMIQKMLVEKCNRAAKPVIVATQMLESMIDSPRPTRAEINDIANSVMDGADAVMLSAETASGKYPVLAVESMANTILQVEKSTDKIYYRYHAQVNEHPSENAINDNVVMSACRLARDTKAKAIIGITNSGYTAVRLSHHRPKADLFVFSNDAQLRNTLGLYWGVQVMPYEPDLNLTIDQTVEGIKQTLVSQKHLASGDIFINTLSMPLTQARRTNTVKLSTVD, from the coding sequence ATGTCTAAGAAAACCAAGATCGTGGCTACTGTTGGCCCGGCTTCCGAAACGAAAGAGCAACTACTGGCCTTAGCCAAAGCAGGAGTAAACGTATTCCGGCTCAATTTTTCCCACGGCACCCACGAAGATCACCTGATGCGGCTCAACCGCATTCGCGAACTGAATGCAGAGCATAACCTTAACCTCTGCGTATTGCAGGATTTGCAGGGTCCTAAAATCCGCATCGGTAACGTTGAAAATAAAGATGGCGTGTTGATCGAGGCTGGTCAGGAACTGGTCTTTACCAATGACGAAATCATTGGAACAGCCCAGCGGGTCAGCACACCGTATAAAGATATGTACCGCGATGTGCACACAGGCGAACGCATCCTGATGGACGACGGCAAACTGGAAGTGAAGGTACTCCGGACAGAAGGCACCGATGTTGTGACGGAAGTCGTTTACGGTGGCTCCATGAAATCCAAAAAAGGCGTAAACCTGCCCAACACCAAGGTGTCCATGCCTGCCGTTACGGAGAAAGACTGGGCCGACCTGGAATTTGGCCTGGAGCACGATGCCGAGTGGATCGCCCTGTCGTTTGTTCGTGAAGCCTCCGAAATTCTCGAAATCAAAGAATACATCCGGTCGAGAGGCAAGAATAGCCGCGTGATCGCTAAAATCGAAAAGCCGGAAGCCATTCAGAATATTGACGAAATTATTGCCGCTACGGATGGACTGATGGTCGCTCGGGGTGACTTGGGCGTTGAATTACCGGCCGAAGAGGTTCCGATGATTCAGAAAATGCTGGTAGAGAAATGCAACCGAGCCGCCAAACCCGTTATTGTGGCGACGCAGATGCTCGAAAGCATGATTGACTCCCCACGGCCAACCCGCGCGGAGATCAACGACATTGCCAACTCCGTAATGGATGGAGCCGATGCCGTCATGCTAAGCGCCGAAACCGCTTCGGGAAAATACCCGGTTCTGGCCGTCGAAAGCATGGCCAACACCATTCTGCAGGTTGAAAAGTCTACAGATAAGATTTACTACCGGTACCACGCTCAGGTAAACGAGCACCCAAGTGAGAACGCCATCAACGATAATGTCGTGATGAGCGCGTGCCGACTGGCACGTGATACGAAAGCCAAAGCCATCATCGGCATCACAAACTCGGGCTACACGGCTGTTCGCCTGTCGCACCACCGCCCGAAAGCTGATTTGTTTGTTTTCTCCAATGATGCTCAGCTGCGGAACACACTGGGTCTGTACTGGGGCGTTCAGGTGATGCCTTACGAGCCAGATTTGAATTTGACAATTGATCAGACGGTAGAAGGCATTAAGCAAACGCTTGTCAGCCAGAAACACCTGGCCTCGGGCGATATTTTCATCAATACGCTCAGCATGCCGCTCACTCAGGCCCGTCGCACCAATACGGTGAAACTAAGCACGGTAGATTAA
- a CDS encoding DUF5606 family protein produces the protein MEALKQIANVAGYSGLYRILKPGRAGVIVESLDEKKAKTMMGPTARVSVLNDISIYVDDDEEQSIPLSAVLTEINSKYGETLLVDPKGSNEELADFMASVVPAYDRERVRPADIKKLIIWYGILRQYAPDVFTAAAEEPAESTPEAAVATEDAVVEEAPATDAPVAEEKKAAKTSKAQKA, from the coding sequence ATGGAAGCATTAAAACAGATTGCCAATGTGGCTGGCTACAGCGGCCTTTACCGAATCCTGAAACCCGGTCGGGCGGGTGTTATTGTTGAGTCTTTGGATGAAAAGAAGGCGAAGACGATGATGGGCCCAACGGCTCGTGTATCCGTCCTGAATGATATTTCGATTTACGTAGACGACGATGAGGAACAATCGATACCATTAAGCGCGGTATTGACCGAAATCAATTCAAAATACGGGGAGACTCTGCTGGTCGATCCAAAAGGGTCAAACGAAGAGTTAGCCGATTTTATGGCATCAGTTGTACCTGCTTACGACCGTGAGCGGGTTCGTCCGGCCGATATCAAGAAGCTAATTATCTGGTACGGTATTTTGCGGCAATATGCGCCTGATGTGTTTACCGCAGCGGCTGAAGAACCTGCCGAAAGCACACCGGAAGCGGCCGTAGCAACCGAAGATGCAGTCGTTGAAGAAGCCCCGGCTACTGACGCTCCTGTTGCTGAAGAAAAGAAGGCCGCAAAAACGTCAAAAGCGCAAAAAGCTTAA
- the yihA gene encoding ribosome biogenesis GTP-binding protein YihA/YsxC, with protein MPVKQAEFLVSNSDPALCPKPDRPEYAFIGRSNVGKSSLINMLTSRSSLAKISGKPGKTQLINHFLIDNEWYLVDLPGYGYAQVSKTEREKFAALIDGYLTSRPNLLCIFVLVDARIEPQKIDLDFMANLGERGLPFVIVFTKTEKLNATKLQTTLANYRARLLEEWEEAPQFFVTSAITAAGREDLLAFIRPLNEGYKK; from the coding sequence ATGCCTGTTAAGCAAGCCGAATTCCTGGTCAGCAACTCCGACCCGGCTCTCTGTCCTAAGCCCGACCGACCCGAGTATGCCTTTATTGGCCGTTCGAATGTTGGCAAATCGTCGCTAATCAACATGCTGACGAGTCGGTCGTCGTTGGCTAAAATTTCGGGTAAGCCCGGTAAAACCCAGCTGATTAACCACTTTCTGATCGATAATGAGTGGTATCTGGTTGACCTTCCCGGCTATGGCTACGCTCAGGTAAGTAAAACCGAGCGCGAGAAGTTTGCGGCCTTAATCGACGGCTACCTGACGAGTCGCCCGAATCTGCTGTGTATCTTCGTGCTGGTCGATGCACGCATTGAACCGCAGAAGATAGACCTCGATTTTATGGCCAATCTGGGCGAGCGGGGGCTTCCTTTTGTCATTGTCTTTACGAAGACGGAAAAACTTAACGCGACCAAACTTCAGACTACACTGGCCAATTACCGCGCTAGATTACTTGAAGAGTGGGAGGAAGCACCACAGTTTTTTGTTACCTCAGCCATCACGGCCGCCGGCCGGGAAGACCTTCTTGCCTTTATCCGGCCGTTAAATGAAGGGTACAAAAAGTGA
- a CDS encoding thioredoxin family protein — MKKVIWLLAILLVGVHSLPTHAALHPPKVHRTSDSKRVLSDDAAGIQFTEASWKEILKKAKAEKKVIFLDAYASWCGPCKLLQKNVFTKKAVGDFYNEKFINVKMDMEKGEGPALSQVYPLEAYPTLLFIDGNGKILKKVLGLQTPENLIAIGKSVK, encoded by the coding sequence ATGAAAAAAGTTATTTGGCTACTGGCGATTCTGCTGGTGGGAGTCCACTCGTTACCGACCCACGCTGCTCTTCATCCACCAAAAGTGCATCGGACAAGCGACAGCAAACGTGTTTTGAGCGATGATGCCGCGGGCATTCAGTTTACAGAGGCCTCCTGGAAAGAAATTTTAAAGAAGGCGAAAGCCGAAAAAAAGGTGATTTTTCTGGACGCCTATGCTAGCTGGTGCGGGCCCTGCAAACTGCTCCAGAAAAACGTATTCACCAAAAAAGCTGTTGGTGACTTCTACAATGAGAAGTTTATTAACGTAAAAATGGATATGGAAAAGGGCGAAGGTCCTGCGCTGTCGCAGGTTTATCCGCTGGAAGCCTACCCTACTTTGCTGTTTATTGACGGCAACGGAAAAATATTGAAAAAGGTCCTGGGCCTTCAAACACCAGAAAACCTGATTGCCATTGGCAAAAGCGTGAAATAA
- a CDS encoding MraY family glycosyltransferase — translation MSLRHYFYLTLFLIGAEALCILLARSAGLFDKPNERSAHQNETIVRAGGFVFYLAAMVAVGSGEANRLYFGLGLTASMIVSFWDDVSPVPKRFRLTIHVLSVGLLLMQERDVLTSWCFIAGLLVLGVGIVNAYNFMDGINGMTAFYSLVTVATLWFWQARLLKETDNLFSCLFIALLIFSYVNARRQAICFAGDVGSITMGISILYGLMEIIHQSHTYLPILFLSVYGVDTGTTIAYRLYLRQNIFRAHRLHLFQLLVHQGRWPHLRVSALYALMQAGINILVIRAVNWSLWSQFVLAGSVLGSLMMASVWVRNKVSETKEVGFEKPTSRYL, via the coding sequence ATGAGCCTACGCCATTATTTCTATTTAACTCTTTTTCTTATCGGCGCTGAAGCGCTTTGTATTCTGCTTGCGCGTTCGGCAGGGTTGTTCGATAAACCCAATGAGCGCTCCGCTCATCAAAATGAGACGATCGTTCGGGCGGGAGGCTTCGTGTTTTATTTGGCGGCTATGGTGGCTGTCGGGTCAGGAGAAGCCAATCGGTTGTATTTCGGGTTAGGTCTAACCGCTAGTATGATCGTCAGCTTTTGGGATGATGTCTCTCCGGTACCCAAACGCTTTCGTCTGACCATCCATGTGCTGTCGGTGGGGTTGCTGTTGATGCAGGAGCGAGATGTGTTAACTAGTTGGTGCTTCATTGCCGGGCTGCTGGTGCTGGGCGTCGGCATCGTAAATGCCTACAATTTTATGGATGGCATCAACGGCATGACGGCTTTTTATAGCCTGGTTACTGTTGCAACGCTCTGGTTTTGGCAAGCCCGGTTGCTGAAAGAAACCGATAATCTGTTTTCTTGTCTATTTATCGCGCTATTGATCTTCAGCTATGTCAACGCCCGCCGACAGGCGATTTGTTTCGCGGGTGATGTAGGGAGTATCACCATGGGAATCAGTATCTTGTATGGCCTTATGGAGATTATTCACCAGAGTCATACTTATCTACCCATCTTATTTCTTTCGGTTTATGGCGTCGATACAGGAACAACCATTGCGTATCGGCTTTATTTACGGCAAAACATCTTTCGGGCGCATCGACTGCATCTTTTTCAGCTGCTGGTTCACCAGGGGCGTTGGCCGCACCTGCGGGTTTCGGCTCTTTATGCGCTGATGCAGGCGGGTATCAACATACTGGTGATTAGGGCCGTGAACTGGTCGCTGTGGAGCCAGTTCGTGTTAGCCGGGTCTGTTTTAGGCAGTTTGATGATGGCGAGTGTATGGGTCAGAAATAAAGTGAGTGAAACAAAAGAGGTCGGTTTCGAAAAACCGACCTCACGTTACCTATAA
- a CDS encoding NAD-dependent epimerase/dehydratase family protein yields MTILLTGASGFLGSRIYQQLVPEHSMTTVGRTACGSRHIHCDLAAQVPDLPGSQFDLVIHAAGKANAVPRTASERADYQRVNVQGTANLLSALEKLPSPPTAFVHLSTVLVYGCSSGQALRESTPLLATDPYGASKVEAEMLLQAWATRTGVRLAILRLPLVVAEPLNGNLATLQTAIRRGYYVRIGNGLARRSMVRADDVAAVLTRVANVGGTFNLTDGYHPTVRELEDAIARKLGRKRPIPSVPLSLINPMARLGDGINAVIGRRFPIDSIALQKLTSTLTFSDERARQQLDWRPRPVLDLLQ; encoded by the coding sequence ATGACGATCTTACTAACAGGTGCGTCCGGGTTTCTGGGCAGCCGGATTTATCAACAACTGGTGCCGGAGCATTCCATGACCACGGTAGGCCGAACCGCCTGTGGTTCCCGTCATATTCATTGCGATTTGGCCGCGCAGGTGCCGGACTTACCGGGCAGTCAGTTCGACCTGGTTATTCACGCGGCCGGGAAAGCGAATGCCGTTCCTCGTACTGCGAGTGAACGCGCCGATTACCAACGGGTTAATGTACAGGGCACGGCTAACCTGCTAAGTGCATTGGAGAAGCTGCCCAGTCCGCCAACTGCTTTCGTGCATCTGAGCACGGTGTTGGTGTATGGGTGTTCGTCAGGACAAGCGCTTCGGGAGTCGACCCCCCTTTTAGCTACCGATCCGTATGGAGCCAGCAAAGTTGAAGCCGAAATGTTATTGCAGGCATGGGCTACCCGAACGGGCGTTCGGTTGGCCATTCTACGCTTACCACTGGTTGTTGCCGAGCCGCTAAACGGGAATCTGGCCACTCTGCAAACGGCTATTCGGCGCGGGTATTATGTTCGGATTGGCAACGGTCTGGCTCGCCGAAGCATGGTGCGGGCCGATGATGTCGCGGCTGTACTTACCCGTGTGGCCAACGTTGGCGGCACATTTAACCTGACCGATGGCTACCATCCAACTGTTCGCGAACTGGAAGATGCCATTGCCCGAAAACTTGGCCGGAAGAGACCGATTCCTTCCGTTCCGCTGTCGTTGATCAACCCCATGGCTCGCCTGGGCGACGGCATCAATGCCGTTATTGGCCGGCGGTTTCCGATTGACTCGATTGCGCTACAAAAACTAACCAGCACGCTGACGTTCTCCGACGAACGGGCACGCCAACAGCTTGACTGGCGTCCACGCCCGGTACTTGACTTGCTCCAATGA
- a CDS encoding glycosyltransferase family 4 protein, whose amino-acid sequence MNVLYLTFYFEPDIGPGSFRNTALVQELSRQLRSDDAIHVITTRPNRYQAYKPTAPEHEQQGYGNCPVTIDRIQIPTHKSGQLDQIRAFWTYFRTAYRLARRQKYDLVVASSSRLFTAFLGAVLVQRMNSGRNHRIPFYLDIRDLFREVMLEMHPNLLVRFLLNVVLRPVEWYTFSRANHINLVSEGFQTYFRSFRQATYSYFTNGIDNVFLTIPKSVPGPPTRIKTLLYAGNIGQGQGMHKIIPQAARQLGEGYRFVIFGSGGAKNELESRLRAENVTNVEIREPVSQAELVIHYQNADYLFLHLNDLAAFTRVLPSKLFEYGATDKPIVAGVAGYAASFVRQHLPNAVVFVPGDVADLVRQVHETLYCTCPRTDFRATFRREAISQAMVRQLLETLGNRLQIQLNRPNETPV is encoded by the coding sequence ATGAATGTACTTTACCTGACTTTTTATTTTGAGCCCGACATCGGGCCGGGTTCATTTCGAAACACCGCTTTGGTGCAGGAACTATCCCGCCAGCTTCGTTCAGATGATGCCATTCACGTCATCACGACCCGGCCCAATCGGTACCAAGCGTATAAACCAACGGCTCCAGAGCACGAACAGCAAGGCTACGGCAATTGCCCGGTTACCATTGATCGTATTCAGATTCCAACGCACAAAAGTGGCCAACTGGATCAAATCCGTGCCTTCTGGACCTATTTCCGGACTGCCTACCGACTAGCCCGGCGACAGAAGTATGATCTGGTTGTTGCTTCCTCATCCCGTTTGTTCACCGCTTTTCTGGGCGCTGTATTGGTTCAGCGAATGAATAGTGGACGGAATCATCGCATCCCATTCTATCTCGATATTCGGGATCTGTTTCGGGAGGTCATGCTGGAAATGCACCCAAATCTACTGGTGCGTTTTCTGCTGAATGTGGTGCTGAGGCCTGTTGAATGGTACACGTTCAGCCGTGCCAATCATATTAATCTGGTCTCTGAGGGATTTCAGACCTATTTTCGTTCTTTTCGACAGGCAACATACAGCTATTTTACGAATGGGATCGACAATGTATTTTTGACTATACCGAAAAGCGTGCCTGGTCCGCCAACACGCATTAAAACCCTTCTCTATGCGGGTAACATCGGTCAGGGGCAGGGGATGCATAAGATTATTCCACAAGCGGCCCGGCAATTGGGCGAAGGCTATCGGTTCGTAATTTTTGGCAGTGGTGGTGCGAAAAACGAACTGGAATCCAGGCTTCGGGCAGAGAACGTTACGAATGTTGAGATCCGCGAACCTGTTAGCCAGGCAGAGTTGGTGATTCATTATCAGAACGCTGACTATTTGTTTTTGCATCTGAATGATCTGGCGGCTTTCACTCGCGTTCTTCCCTCAAAGCTATTCGAATACGGCGCGACGGATAAACCCATTGTCGCTGGCGTGGCGGGCTATGCCGCTTCGTTTGTGCGTCAACACCTCCCCAATGCCGTCGTTTTCGTTCCTGGCGATGTCGCTGATTTGGTCAGGCAGGTGCACGAAACGCTCTATTGTACTTGCCCCAGAACAGATTTTAGAGCAACTTTCCGGCGGGAAGCAATCAGTCAGGCAATGGTTCGGCAATTGCTCGAAACGCTAGGTAATCGATTGCAGATTCAACTAAACAGGCCTAACGAAACCCCAGTATGA